The genomic window GTACAGCGCCGCGTCGACGCCGGCGAGCGCGAACGGCTGTGACGCGACGGTCCGGTCGAGTTCCTCGGTGATACGCGCGACGTGGGCGGGGTCGCGGCCCTCCACGAGGGGCGCGAACTCCGACTCGATCACCGACCGGACCGTCGCCTGGGTGCCGCTGTTCGGCCAGTCCGGGTGGGGCGCGACCTCGCCGTAGCCGACGACGCCGCCGTCGGTCTCGACGCGGACCAGCACGTGGTCGAACGAGTCCGATCCGGCGGTCGAGTCGGACGAACCGCCGGTCCGGAGCGCGGTCGCCTTCGGGACGCTCACGGGGATCGCGTCGAGGGAAGTAACCGCCATTGGGTGGCGGATTACTCGTGGTCGGCTTCCGAGAACGACTCCTCGTCGGTCTCGTGGTAGATGTCGCGCACGTTGTCGAAGTCGACGCCGACGCGGAAGTCCTTCGGATTCTCCACCTCGTCCGGAACGATCCCGGTGAGCTGTTCGACGCGCGGAACGCGGACGCGGGGGTACGAGCCGATGTGGATGTGCTCCTCGTCGCCGATCACCTCGACGCGGTTCTCCGCGCCGCCGGGCAGGTACACCACGTCGCCGGGGCCGGCCTCGATCGACTGCTCGTTGCCGTCGTTGTCCTTGTAGTACCAGACGCAGCGACCCTTGATCGTCGTCAGGATCTGGTACATCTCCGGCATGTGGGTGTGCAGCGGGAACACGTCGCCCGGCTGTCCGGTGGTCCAGGTGACGTACATGTCGTTCGTCAGCATCACCGAGTGGACCGTCTTCAGGTTGTCCCCGGCCCCCTCGACCAAGTCCGGGGCGTCCGGAGCGTGCACTTTGAACGCCTGTTGCTTCGGCAGGACGGAGTAGTCCTTGTCGGCCACTGGATTGTCGGCCATACAGGCCAGTTCGCGTACGATTACAAAAAACCAGGGGTCGCAACGAACCACGCGTTCCCCGCGCGAGCGAGTGTGCCGTTCGGTAATACCGACCAACGTTTATTATAATCCGGCACGATACGCGAGTATGGCACAGAAAGGCACGCGGGGAGGCGTCAAATCCGACGAGACGCTCCTGGAGATCGTCGAGGCGGTCCGGGAGCACAACGGGGCGACGGTCACCGAACTCGCCGAGGACCTCGACCTGGCCAAGAGCACGGTCC from Halostella salina includes these protein-coding regions:
- a CDS encoding cupin domain-containing protein; the protein is MADNPVADKDYSVLPKQQAFKVHAPDAPDLVEGAGDNLKTVHSVMLTNDMYVTWTTGQPGDVFPLHTHMPEMYQILTTIKGRCVWYYKDNDGNEQSIEAGPGDVVYLPGGAENRVEVIGDEEHIHIGSYPRVRVPRVEQLTGIVPDEVENPKDFRVGVDFDNVRDIYHETDEESFSEADHE